From Alteromonas australica, one genomic window encodes:
- the gloA gene encoding lactoylglutathione lyase codes for MSRHFDQAEGLCEEKDEATKGFVFNQTMLRIAEPKRSLDFYTRVMGMTLLKRLDFEEMQFSLYFLAAGEDFSDISANIEKRTEQTFARPAMLELTHNWGDSADTVDYHSGNSEPKGFGHIGFHVPDAEAACERFSEMGVPFQKGLNDGSMKGIAFIKDPDGYWIEIFDASKVADTCAPHLKKA; via the coding sequence ATGAGCCGGCATTTTGACCAAGCCGAAGGTTTGTGTGAAGAAAAAGATGAGGCTACAAAAGGGTTTGTGTTTAATCAAACCATGCTGCGTATTGCTGAACCAAAGCGTTCTCTCGATTTTTATACCCGGGTAATGGGCATGACATTACTAAAGCGCCTCGATTTTGAGGAAATGCAATTTAGTTTATACTTTCTAGCGGCAGGTGAAGACTTTTCCGATATTAGTGCAAACATTGAAAAGCGCACCGAGCAAACTTTCGCTCGTCCAGCCATGTTGGAGCTTACTCACAATTGGGGTGATAGTGCAGATACCGTTGATTACCATAGTGGTAATAGCGAACCAAAAGGCTTTGGTCATATTGGTTTTCATGTACCTGACGCAGAAGCGGCATGTGAACGCTTTAGCGAAATGGGTGTGCCGTTTCAAAAAGGGTTGAATGATGGCAGCATGAAAGGCATCGCGTTTATCAAAGATCCTGATGGTTACTGGATTGAAATATTTGATGCCAGTAAAGTCGCAGACACTTGCGCCCCACATTTAAAGAAGGCTTAG
- a CDS encoding YehS family protein, with protein MLHNDVLRRLRYALAINDTAAISIFKLADYDMDMAYLHAIMKKEEEEGYLPCRDKIITLFLDGLIIKNRGKQEGQKPGELAANARLSNNDLLRKIRIAMRYKDEDIIAILNLAQFRMSKSELSALFRKPDHRNYKPAGDQVVRNLLQGMVKKYRSGGKGASTSSVVASHSPATKSQRTAQGKNEGTARKKENTAPKKTDSPSNSVWGKV; from the coding sequence ATGCTCCATAACGATGTGTTACGTCGTCTTCGATACGCACTTGCAATAAATGACACCGCCGCCATCAGTATTTTTAAGTTGGCTGATTATGACATGGACATGGCGTACCTCCATGCCATCATGAAAAAAGAGGAAGAAGAAGGATATTTACCCTGCAGGGATAAAATTATTACCCTATTTCTCGATGGTTTAATTATTAAAAATAGAGGAAAGCAAGAAGGGCAGAAGCCCGGAGAGCTGGCCGCTAATGCAAGGTTGAGTAACAACGATTTGTTACGCAAAATTCGAATTGCAATGCGTTATAAAGATGAAGACATTATTGCCATTTTAAATTTGGCTCAATTTCGAATGAGCAAAAGTGAACTCTCGGCCTTATTTCGAAAGCCAGACCATCGAAACTACAAACCTGCTGGTGACCAAGTTGTTCGTAACTTGCTACAGGGAATGGTGAAAAAGTATCGAAGCGGTGGAAAAGGGGCAAGCACATCAAGCGTTGTAGCATCTCACTCTCCTGCCACGAAATCACAGCGTACAGCACAAGGTAAAAACGAAGGGACAGCGCGTAAAAAAGAAAATACGGCGCCGAAAAAGACCGATTCGCCATCGAATTCCGTATGGGGGAAAGTGTAA
- a CDS encoding DUF2780 domain-containing protein, which translates to MNVKVLSFIAIASLPLSAPASANDTLNQLKGLLGNQTTAEAATSTDSTVDLSRLVSLISDNLDVSETQSEGGIASVMNYVQGNLSSTDYTQLASNIPGIDSLLDNVPSLSDTSTASSSSSLTGLLNKASEYSDTLKSVNDLKQQFEALGLSTDMISSFVTQISSYLNSNASEETQSLFTSGLDNLLTAL; encoded by the coding sequence ATGAACGTTAAAGTGCTTTCCTTCATTGCCATTGCCAGCCTACCTTTGAGCGCGCCGGCGTCAGCAAATGATACGTTAAACCAACTGAAAGGCTTACTTGGCAACCAGACAACCGCTGAAGCCGCCACATCTACCGACAGTACCGTAGATTTAAGTCGCCTTGTTAGTCTTATTTCAGACAATCTTGACGTCTCAGAAACCCAATCTGAAGGCGGGATTGCGTCGGTAATGAATTACGTACAAGGAAATTTATCAAGCACGGATTACACCCAACTGGCTAGCAATATACCAGGCATAGATTCATTGTTAGATAATGTGCCTAGCTTAAGTGACACGTCCACAGCAAGTTCAAGCTCATCGTTGACCGGCTTACTCAATAAAGCCTCCGAATATAGCGACACGCTAAAATCAGTGAACGATCTTAAACAACAATTCGAAGCGTTAGGCTTATCTACCGACATGATCAGCAGCTTTGTAACCCAAATATCCAGCTACTTAAATTCGAATGCCAGCGAAGAAACCCAATCTTTATTTACGTCAGGCCTAGATAATTTACTAACAGCGCTTTAA
- a CDS encoding DUF748 domain-containing protein produces the protein MSFKNAQLAFSRQPKWFRITSYLATAYLCYAIILGAVIPAVLKAKLPNVAADVLGRQVELNDVSINPFLLNAELSQFTIFEQNGKTPFFTVESFALDVAFLRSLITLTPTLESIDINAPYVHLARLDNRADKANTQLNISDILTTLAASNAQSNEVTDEESVGDIPHLRIAKFQLQQGHALFTDQITGAKLDYPQLELVLNDIDTRATIATESQTQQDNRYAFDITTAEQGHVSMRGDFQLAPLVATTQISLSNIALAPLWPLSDNAISAKLDQGTLNLDFIAKFEALTDTFAFHLNEGELSLNDIVFSYQDEALVNLPVLKLENMRINSLIQQVDIEHIGIEGLTVKGVYDDKGLNLQRLFSPHLAPTNDDSAQQNSPSAATSDSSDDTASDWRVELSTFSFIQGSLQLQERQFNDNTFWHLSQLSLETGPVSSTLANPIDYSFYTAVSASNSAEGASSERTKGTFSSVGSVDATTQSVKGCAELHHFELDQFQQYAERYARITIEDGAFSSTLAFKASADGQIDLHANADIRSLNVLDNTQSPLLKWQSLSLSDIHYSAKENGLTINDVIFDSPYARMVIDENKATNISALLVPQTTHSANENAITKAQAPTTQNKDAMAIMVNHVGIKEGSAYFADHSLTPRFASKIDRLNGYVDNLDSRSDSAANVNIEGKIDGYAPVQLKGQINPLKEDIFLDLLFSVDGAELTSVNPYSGTYMGHYIDKGLLSLDVEYTLNHNQLQGNNHVVIDQLTLGQKSDSDQALSLPLGLAIALLEDSQGVIDLGLEVSGDLDSPTFGFGSIILNALGNLITKAVTAPFSLLANLVGSDEELDHIAFAPGSSNISEQGEDTLDTLTKALKSRPRLRVNIEGTVDAVSDATALAESMVKQAILARTNLSTLPADLTASSVPLSGEITDALTALYSETFNSDIQQERQHILSTLQQEKAQEEGNEAALPYIPSEESVQRVLNITMYNTLRNKVTITEAELANLAESRAKAVKGYLVNTGGLETTRVFLLNSQHHLQSEYSGVELTLEAN, from the coding sequence ATGTCTTTTAAAAATGCTCAGCTTGCGTTTAGTCGTCAACCTAAATGGTTTCGAATTACTTCTTACTTAGCAACCGCCTATCTGTGTTACGCCATTATTCTAGGCGCTGTCATACCTGCTGTGCTAAAAGCAAAACTGCCTAACGTGGCTGCAGACGTGTTAGGCAGACAGGTTGAACTTAACGACGTTAGTATTAATCCGTTTTTACTCAACGCCGAGCTTTCCCAATTCACAATCTTCGAACAAAATGGAAAAACGCCCTTTTTCACGGTAGAAAGTTTTGCCCTTGATGTTGCCTTTTTACGCTCGCTTATTACGCTGACGCCGACCCTAGAATCGATAGACATTAATGCCCCTTATGTTCACCTTGCACGGTTAGACAACCGCGCCGACAAAGCCAACACGCAGTTGAATATCAGCGATATTCTTACAACACTGGCGGCATCAAATGCTCAGAGCAACGAGGTCACAGACGAGGAAAGTGTGGGCGACATTCCCCATCTAAGGATTGCAAAATTTCAGTTGCAGCAGGGACATGCATTATTTACTGACCAAATCACGGGCGCAAAACTTGACTACCCACAGCTAGAATTAGTGCTTAATGATATCGATACACGTGCAACGATAGCCACTGAATCTCAAACGCAACAAGACAATCGATATGCCTTTGATATCACTACTGCGGAACAGGGTCATGTGTCGATGCGGGGTGATTTTCAACTTGCGCCGCTTGTCGCCACCACGCAAATATCCTTGTCGAATATTGCCTTAGCCCCCTTATGGCCGCTTTCCGACAATGCCATTTCAGCCAAACTGGATCAAGGTACCCTAAACCTTGACTTTATCGCCAAATTTGAAGCCCTCACAGACACCTTTGCGTTTCATTTAAACGAAGGTGAATTAAGCCTTAATGACATTGTTTTTTCTTACCAAGACGAAGCGCTGGTTAACCTTCCGGTTTTAAAGCTTGAAAATATGCGTATCAACAGCCTTATCCAACAGGTAGACATTGAACATATTGGCATTGAAGGGTTAACCGTAAAGGGCGTATATGACGATAAAGGGCTCAATTTACAGCGGCTATTTTCACCTCATTTAGCTCCCACCAACGATGATAGTGCACAGCAGAATAGCCCTTCTGCAGCTACCTCAGACTCTTCCGACGATACCGCCTCTGATTGGCGAGTAGAGTTATCAACCTTTTCTTTCATACAAGGGAGTCTTCAACTTCAAGAGCGTCAATTTAACGACAATACCTTTTGGCACCTTAGCCAATTATCATTAGAAACGGGGCCCGTTTCTTCAACACTCGCCAATCCTATCGATTACTCTTTTTACACCGCTGTTTCAGCAAGCAATAGCGCAGAAGGTGCTAGTAGTGAAAGAACAAAAGGCACCTTTAGTAGTGTAGGTAGTGTCGACGCCACCACGCAATCCGTGAAAGGATGTGCAGAACTCCATCATTTTGAGTTAGACCAATTCCAACAATACGCAGAAAGATATGCACGCATCACCATTGAAGATGGCGCATTTTCGTCCACGCTCGCTTTTAAGGCCAGCGCTGACGGCCAGATAGACCTTCACGCCAACGCTGATATTAGGTCACTGAATGTACTCGATAACACGCAATCTCCTTTATTGAAATGGCAGTCATTGTCATTATCTGACATTCACTATAGCGCCAAAGAAAACGGGTTAACCATTAACGATGTTATTTTCGACAGCCCCTACGCTCGCATGGTTATTGATGAAAATAAAGCCACGAATATCAGTGCATTGCTTGTTCCGCAAACCACGCATTCTGCAAATGAAAATGCGATAACTAAAGCGCAAGCGCCCACGACACAAAACAAGGACGCAATGGCCATAATGGTCAACCATGTAGGCATTAAGGAAGGTAGTGCTTACTTTGCTGACCATTCTTTAACGCCACGTTTTGCCTCAAAAATAGACAGGTTAAATGGTTACGTCGATAACTTAGATTCACGCAGTGATAGCGCAGCAAACGTCAATATAGAAGGTAAAATTGATGGCTATGCACCGGTGCAACTAAAAGGGCAGATTAACCCACTAAAAGAAGATATCTTTCTAGACCTTCTATTCTCTGTAGATGGCGCTGAGCTAACCTCTGTCAACCCCTACTCTGGCACCTATATGGGGCACTACATAGATAAAGGGCTCTTATCACTTGATGTAGAATACACCCTTAACCACAATCAACTCCAAGGGAATAACCATGTGGTGATTGACCAGCTCACGCTAGGGCAAAAATCCGATTCAGATCAAGCCCTAAGTCTCCCGTTAGGACTGGCCATCGCACTTCTAGAAGATAGCCAAGGCGTGATTGACTTAGGACTAGAAGTATCGGGAGATTTAGACAGTCCCACATTTGGCTTTGGCTCAATTATTCTCAACGCCCTTGGCAACTTGATCACTAAAGCGGTAACCGCTCCATTTAGCTTATTAGCTAATTTGGTGGGCAGCGACGAGGAACTCGACCACATTGCCTTTGCTCCGGGCAGTTCTAACATTAGCGAGCAAGGTGAAGACACCTTAGATACGCTTACTAAAGCACTAAAATCGCGGCCTCGATTGAGGGTGAATATCGAAGGTACTGTCGATGCGGTTAGCGACGCCACTGCGCTAGCAGAATCTATGGTTAAACAAGCTATATTAGCACGTACGAATCTGTCGACTCTGCCAGCGGATTTAACCGCCAGCTCGGTACCGCTTAGCGGCGAAATTACAGATGCACTCACTGCGCTATACAGCGAAACATTCAATAGTGACATTCAACAGGAACGTCAACATATCTTGTCTACATTACAACAAGAAAAAGCTCAAGAGGAGGGGAATGAAGCAGCCCTCCCTTATATACCTAGCGAGGAAAGCGTGCAACGAGTGTTGAATATCACCATGTATAACACACTAAGAAATAAAGTGACGATTACCGAGGCTGAACTTGCGAACCTTGCGGAGTCACGGGCAAAGGCGGTGAAAGGTTACTTGGTGAATACTGGCGGCCTGGAAACGACACGGGTGTTTTTACTGAACAGCCAACATCATTTGCAAAGCGAATACAGTGGCGTGGAATTAACGCTTGAGGCCAATTAA